A genome region from Erigeron canadensis isolate Cc75 chromosome 3, C_canadensis_v1, whole genome shotgun sequence includes the following:
- the LOC122593264 gene encoding cyclin-H1-1 — MADFLTSTHRAKWIFTPQELKEKHKAANHRAKQMLEKYGATRVDVDLDGSLSYPEPQNDAKENAEKHSRSKPLKVDEEQLLRAFYEYKIQDVCDAFKFPPKIQATALIYFKRFYLQWSVMEHHPKDIMLTCIYTACKAEENHVSAEELGKGIDQDHQVILNNEIVVLQSLGFDLIVYSPYRSIDGFINDMEDFIYSHNGQLQHLKDLHETAKMVADTTMRTEAPLLFSPGQLALAALRRANAEHQVVDFERYMNNILSRQHPTRPAHELTLHLNAIDQLVDKLSTPTAAEMKHIDRKLKYCRDPGSHDKSKKRKHRSKD; from the exons ATGGCTGATTTTCTAACTTCTACTCACCGAGCCAAGTGGATTTTCACCCCCCAAGAATTG AAAGAGAAACACAAGGCTGCTAATCATAGAGCAAAACAGATGCTTGAGAAG TATGGAGCAACAAGGGTGGATGTAGATCTTGATGGTTCTTTGTCCTATCCCGAGCCTCAAAATGATGCAAAAGAAAATG CTGAGAAGCATTCTCGTTCAAAACCACTTAAGGTAGATGAAGAACAACTTTTGCGGGCATTTTATGAGTACAAAATTCAAGATGTGTGTGATGCCTTTAAATTCCCTCCAAAAATACAG GCAACAGCTCTCATATATTTCAAAAGGTTTTACCTGCAGTGGTCGGTGATGGAGCATCATCCGAAAGATATCAT GTTGACTTGCATATATACAGCATGTAAAGCCGAAGAAAACCATGTATCAGCTGAAGAGCTTGGTAAGGGAATTGATCAGGATCATCAAGTGATTCTCAATAATGAGATCGTTGTTCTTCAG TCACTTGGATTTGATCTTATCGTCTATTCACCTTACCGCTCAATTGATGGTTTTATCAATGACATGGAG GATTTTATTTATTCACACAACGGCCAACTTCAACATTTGAAG GATTTACACGAGACAGCAAAGATGGTAGCAGATACAACAATGCGTACAGAGGCACCTCTACTGTTTTCACCTGGCCAG CTGGCATTGGCTGCTTTGCGTAGAGCAAACGCAGAGCATCAAGTGGTTGACTTTGAAAG ATATATGAATAACATTCTTTCCCGTCAGCATCCAACGAGACCTGCTCATGAGCTCACTCTTCATCTGAATGCTATTGACCAGCTG GTAGATAAACTTTCGACTCCAACTGCTGCAGAGATGAAACATATTGACCGAAAGCTCAAATATTGCCGGGATCCGGGTTCACATGACAA GAGTAAGAAGCGAAAGCATAGATCAAAAGACTAA